One genomic region from Halorussus rarus encodes:
- a CDS encoding universal stress protein — protein sequence MYDRILVPTDGSDQPSVVRHALNVAELAGATVHALYVVDEKALDYQPSESGRKETREARREEGEAAVADISEAAEERGLDAVTAIEEGSPAETVVDYADEVDAEMVVMGTRGRSGVDRYVLGSVTEQVVRSSEVPVLTVNLERQRRAVRDDETAVERAKEVLADEGHEVAEVPEQPYRESNTWIVRAVTADGDTFNVHLDAASGESRVARIRSE from the coding sequence ATGTACGACCGCATCCTGGTTCCGACAGACGGCAGCGACCAGCCGTCCGTGGTCCGCCACGCGCTGAACGTCGCCGAGCTCGCCGGCGCGACCGTCCACGCCCTCTACGTGGTCGACGAGAAGGCGCTGGACTACCAGCCCTCCGAGTCGGGCCGGAAGGAGACCCGCGAGGCCCGCCGCGAGGAGGGCGAGGCGGCCGTCGCGGACATCTCCGAGGCCGCCGAGGAGCGGGGCCTCGACGCGGTCACCGCCATCGAGGAGGGGTCGCCCGCCGAGACCGTCGTCGACTACGCCGACGAGGTCGACGCGGAGATGGTCGTGATGGGCACCCGCGGCCGGTCGGGCGTCGACCGCTACGTCCTCGGGAGCGTCACCGAGCAGGTGGTCCGCAGCAGCGAGGTGCCGGTGCTGACGGTCAACCTCGAGCGCCAGCGCCGGGCGGTCCGCGACGACGAGACCGCCGTCGAGCGCGCGAAGGAGGTGCTCGCCGACGAGGGCCACGAGGTCGCGGAGGTGCCCGAGCAGCCCTACCGCGAGAGCAACACCTGGATCGTCCGGGCGGTCACCGCGGACGGTGACACCTTCAACGTCCACCTCGACGCCGCCTCCGGCGAGTCGCGGGTCGCCCGCATCCGGAGCGAGTGA
- the yqeC gene encoding selenium cofactor biosynthesis protein YqeC — MNLPDALDAATGLTCVVGAGGKKTTLYALAGRLDRAVVTATVRIPIFDEEVAAVVVTDDPIGSAAAADRFPLGLVPEREREDRYRGYDPETVADLAAAHDGPVLVKADGARTRWLKAPNEREPRIPAAADTVIPLASARIVGKPLTDERIHRPERVAAVTGRKVGEEVRTEDVGAVLASEEAGLKGVPEGATAIPVVNMVDDSQLEAVGREIAEGVLARAPDSVPRVVLTRMVADDPVVAVVERS, encoded by the coding sequence ATGAACCTCCCCGACGCGCTCGACGCCGCGACCGGGCTGACCTGCGTCGTCGGCGCCGGCGGGAAGAAGACCACCCTCTACGCGCTGGCCGGTCGCCTCGACCGCGCGGTCGTCACCGCGACGGTCCGCATCCCCATCTTCGACGAGGAGGTCGCGGCGGTGGTCGTCACCGACGACCCTATCGGGTCCGCCGCCGCGGCCGACCGCTTCCCGCTGGGACTCGTCCCCGAGCGCGAGCGCGAGGACCGCTACCGCGGCTACGACCCCGAGACGGTGGCCGACCTCGCGGCGGCTCACGACGGGCCGGTGCTCGTCAAGGCCGACGGCGCGCGCACCCGGTGGCTGAAGGCCCCGAACGAGCGCGAACCCCGGATTCCCGCTGCGGCCGACACCGTGATTCCCCTCGCCAGCGCCCGGATCGTCGGAAAGCCGCTCACCGACGAGCGGATCCACCGGCCCGAGCGCGTGGCCGCGGTCACTGGCCGGAAGGTCGGCGAGGAGGTTCGCACCGAGGACGTGGGCGCGGTGCTCGCCAGCGAGGAGGCGGGCCTGAAGGGCGTCCCCGAGGGCGCGACCGCGATTCCGGTCGTCAACATGGTCGATGATTCGCAGCTGGAGGCTGTCGGTCGAGAAATCGCGGAGGGGGTGCTGGCTCGCGCGCCCGACTCGGTGCCCCGCGTGGTGCTGACCCGGATGGTCGCCGACGACCCGGTGGTCGCGGTGGTCGAGCGGTCTTAG
- a CDS encoding molybdenum cofactor guanylyltransferase, which translates to MPAGVVIAGGRSTRFGDADKAVADLAGAPMIRRVADRLAPAVDVLVVNCRADQREPITDALTGYDRPVRFAVDPDPDRGPMAGIRTGLREVESTDSAYAFVAACDMPFLDANLVEYLFERARGRAERGDESGDGAAESHDAAVPRPTEWFETTHAVYRAAPMADACDRALARGDHKIIEPLFELDYVVVEGDELADFDPDSFENVNTREEFEAAEERYR; encoded by the coding sequence ATGCCCGCCGGAGTCGTCATCGCGGGGGGTCGCTCGACCCGGTTCGGCGACGCGGACAAGGCGGTCGCCGACCTCGCCGGCGCGCCGATGATACGCCGGGTCGCCGACCGGCTCGCGCCCGCGGTGGACGTCCTCGTCGTCAACTGCCGGGCCGACCAGCGCGAGCCGATAACCGACGCGCTGACCGGCTACGACCGGCCGGTCCGGTTCGCGGTCGACCCCGACCCCGACCGGGGACCGATGGCCGGCATCCGGACCGGCCTCCGGGAGGTCGAGTCGACCGACTCGGCGTACGCCTTCGTCGCGGCCTGCGACATGCCCTTCCTCGACGCGAACCTCGTGGAGTACCTGTTCGAGCGCGCCCGGGGTCGTGCAGAAAGAGGTGATGAGTCGGGAGATGGAGCGGCGGAGTCCCACGACGCCGCGGTCCCGCGACCGACCGAGTGGTTCGAGACCACCCACGCCGTCTACCGGGCGGCGCCGATGGCCGACGCCTGCGACCGCGCGCTGGCGCGGGGCGACCACAAGATAATCGAACCCCTGTTCGAGCTCGACTACGTCGTGGTCGAGGGCGACGAACTCGCCGACTTCGACCCCGACAGCTTCGAGAACGTCAACACCCGCGAGGAGTTCGAGGCCGCCGAAGAGCGCTATCGCTGA